atttatagaCATTAATTacttcaaaaaaataaaattactCGAGAcaattatttacataatatatttttataaagtgtctaataaaaaaacaaaaattacataattttgatgttaattttatttactataacttataattttttttctttggaattttataatctaacatttattttaaaactctttattcaatttttatattaaataaatattatacaattaaattataaaacaatttttccctataaataatattagtGTTAATTACAACGTATTTATACATCATAGAaatgttttaaatatattggTTTATATCtaaatcaaataaaatagtatggttttttaaagaaaaagatgatttttttttttaaatattatatccTATAAAATTcccttttattttatttatgttttatcTTAAACAAAAAGGTATACAAActtttcaaaataaaaagaaaagaaaagacaatattctatataaaaatatatattctacCAAAATGTATGgtaaaaaattttcaaataccaatgataaaatgaattaaagaatttttttcatttcacaaaaaaacaaatgtgaatacaatattttaatgttaataaaaatatgtaatgattatgaaagatataatatattttatttttaataagtataaaatttatacataaaacatatgttttcaaatacataaatatattttgcaaacatcatattttatgaGTCCAGAACAAAAGAACTACTCGAAATATATGCagtacatataatatatataataatgtttctcttatataaatgtataatatatatcaatacaaattaaaaagaaatttcAAAAGGTTATTACTTTTCATAGAAAAGtataatagaaaaaaattaaacatATTACATTCTTTACTTTCAAATATCACAAAATAGAAattgaaataatatatatatatatatataataatatattatcagAATCTTACTATctgtatattataaatataatatattagtATAACATACAACACTACATATAACTAACAATGTactattttattatatgtataatttcTCATATTGGTAACTTCTTTTTTGCTTTTGTTGTTacttaataataataataaataaaaacatattttttatcataataatatgctttattattttagtaataaaaaaatattttaaatgcttttaaatatttttataaaagtaataatattaatcTTAGTAATAATGTAGATAAATTAGAGAGAATGGTTTAACATACAACAAATTTTAGAACAAAACaaataacataatatatcgaaattgatttattaatatatatgtatatactattattttaaaaatattttatatcatttattatgATACACAATATTTCTTGttaattgtttttataacaGCAATGTTACGAAATTGTATGTTTGAATAACTATTTCATATgtatttcatatatatattataaattggtattatatatatatgttatatacAATTTCCAAAAGTATGGTTTTACACATTTGTAAATAATTTacaacaaaataatatgttgtattattactatatcgtaacatattatgaacaaatatgaagaaaataaaaaaaattaccattataatttattgtgttgatataatattaaatttcattaaaaataaaaaaaaaaattataaaaaatataaaatgttttgattaattttttttatattaatttcattacttttttttttttttttttttaataaataaaaaggaaaatgTTGTTCCActatgaaaaaaatatatttgcATAATGGGAAAATAATtgttaattatattaaataaattataatcatGTTAGGTTAAACgtatttaatttatatacaaaataaaataaaatattttatgtaattttcttataattttaatcataatataatatacgtatcacaataaaaatgaaagtccattatattaatatattattgtttgCGCTTCCATTAAgtatattgttattatcatcacaGGTATGcatcaaataataatgataaatataataatataatataaataaaaaattatatatatatatatattaacaaacCTTATATCTAATAATTATACCTATAAATACCAtaacttatatatatataaagaacatttatatcaacattaattatatattataattataagaaatatataaaatcataaattacaattaaatataacatacatacatatacatatttttataggTGTATAATCATAGGAACTATTACATCACAACCCTTCATACACAAACCAATAGATCATTATGTGAATGCGAATTATATGCACCTTCCAACTATGATAATGACCCacaaatgaaaaaagtAATGCAACAATTTGATGATCGTATATCACAAAGATTTAAAGAATACAATGAAAGGATGAAAACTACACGCCAGAAATGTAAAGATAAATGTGACAAAGAAGTccaaaaaattattttaaaagataaattaGAAAAGGAATTAATGGACAAATTTGCCACATTACAAACTGATATAAAAAGTGACTCCATTCCAACATGTATTTGCGAAAAATCCTTAGCAGATAAAACAGAAAAATTTTGTCTCAACTGTGGTAAACATATGGGAGCAATTGCACCCTGGTGGGGGTTGATCTGTGGTACAGGGTATGCGGGATGGTCACATTATGTTGCCGGAATTACTGCAAAACTTGCCACAGATGCGGGTATTGAGGAAGGTCTAAAAGTTGGTTTGGCTAAAGTCACGGTAATAGCAAAAGATTTATCAAAGGGTTTAGGTGAGATACCTACAATTAAGGTACTACAAGAGATTATTGCGGGAAAGTTTACTGATAGAGTAACACTTCATGgtatatttaaatgtataaGCAGTAATATGAACGGCCAACTGCAGGCGGATAAGTATGAACTATTTTCCGCAACAGTAGATACTATGGCTAAACAAACGCTTACTAGGTTTAATAATTGGTATCCTACACCAGCAGCAGCAGTTGAAAATGCTGTTGCTAATGCTAAAGCAGGTGTATTGGCAGAGGGAGCCAGTAAAACT
This region of Plasmodium reichenowi strain SY57 chromosome Unknown, whole genome shotgun sequence genomic DNA includes:
- a CDS encoding rifin, which codes for MKVHYINILLFALPLSILLLSSQVYNHRNYYITTLHTQTNRSLCECELYAPSNYDNDPQMKKVMQQFDDRISQRFKEYNERMKTTRQKCKDKCDKEVQKIILKDKLEKELMDKFATLQTDIKSDSIPTCICEKSLADKTEKFCLNCGKHMGAIAPWWGLICGTGYAGWSHYVAGITAKLATDAGIEEGLKVGLAKVTVIAKDLSKGLGEIPTIKVLQEIIAGKFTDRVTLHGIFKCISSNMNGQLQADKYELFSATVDTMAKQTLTRFNNWYPTPAAAVENAVANAKAGVLAEGASKTSSLITPITASVVTIVVIILIMVIIYLILRHRRKKKMKKKLQYIKILEE